A part of Gemmatimonas groenlandica genomic DNA contains:
- a CDS encoding U32 family peptidase — protein sequence MSRTPVPELLAPAGTLDAVRAAVANGANAVYLGASMYNARDEGAQLSLDELALACAIAHARGARVYLTFNVLIKPEELGEALAYLGECVDRGIDAAIVQDLGVVRLIQQVYPQLEVHGSTQMTVHDAAGARVMQRLGVERVVLARENTLEDIRAIRQAVPELGLETFVHGALCISYSGQCFMSGMISERSANRGSCAQSCRKDYTLTDEATGATLDSGYLISAKDLAAHDHLEQLAELGIGCLKVEGRKKKPEYVATVTKAYRGWLDALARGERELAPSIEEVEPLVQIFSRGNTGGMYGGREGREYITRTQPDNRGLPIGKVVGHEGAELIVETTHAIAVGDGLGFESPELTSSATMGGSVQNVRHVWTRNGTHRQVVSVRLSAARSRVPDGWRVVRTSDATLLRQAQESFASVAVPERVGALRIDVRVFGHSGGPLKTIWNSGEMEVTVRGEVPLSVASKRALDVPQLREQLGRLGGTAFKLGTVDVAGLADGLFLPVSELNRIRQDAVAQLEEQLGWARQSDVAVREARIAEVVDTVASSIPSAVTDASFALRAIVCDLDTAREAAAGGATEIVLDPFLRHPTPPLARVHALREELAAAGVTLRLRTPTIVRPEERKRLEKWLALDLPLLTGHLGLLAEFGGAGRDVIADYATNVFNQHTAQLLFELGASRLVASIELTTEELGQLTDPWRGRNFDVLVYGRTEGMTIEHCVLSAAFDREPTTCRDLCVQKHTNVSLTDPAGYTFAVATDSACRNRLLHSRPIDGSEYLPDLWAQGVRGYQMVFNVPGDPVQQIVRAYRDMLDALAGNVLPEMTATRRLLDGAFTRGHFARAV from the coding sequence ATGTCTCGCACCCCCGTCCCTGAACTCCTCGCCCCGGCCGGCACACTCGACGCCGTCCGCGCTGCCGTCGCCAATGGCGCCAACGCGGTCTATCTGGGCGCCTCGATGTACAATGCCCGCGATGAGGGCGCCCAGCTCTCGCTGGATGAGCTCGCACTCGCCTGCGCGATCGCGCATGCTCGCGGCGCCCGGGTGTACCTCACGTTCAACGTGCTCATCAAGCCCGAGGAGCTCGGGGAGGCCCTCGCCTATCTCGGCGAATGCGTCGACCGCGGGATCGATGCGGCCATCGTGCAGGATCTGGGCGTGGTGCGGCTCATCCAACAGGTTTATCCGCAGCTCGAGGTGCACGGCTCGACGCAGATGACGGTGCACGACGCCGCCGGCGCGCGGGTCATGCAGCGCCTCGGCGTGGAACGCGTCGTACTGGCGCGCGAAAACACGCTCGAGGACATTCGGGCGATCCGGCAAGCGGTACCGGAACTCGGCCTCGAAACGTTCGTGCACGGTGCGCTCTGCATTTCGTACTCCGGCCAGTGCTTCATGTCCGGTATGATCAGCGAACGCTCGGCGAACCGGGGCTCATGCGCGCAGTCGTGCCGCAAGGACTACACGCTCACCGACGAAGCGACCGGCGCCACGCTCGACAGCGGGTACCTCATCTCGGCGAAGGATCTCGCGGCACATGATCACCTTGAGCAACTCGCTGAACTCGGGATCGGCTGCCTCAAAGTCGAAGGGCGAAAGAAGAAGCCGGAATACGTCGCGACCGTCACGAAGGCCTATCGCGGGTGGCTCGATGCGCTGGCGCGTGGCGAACGCGAACTGGCGCCGTCGATCGAGGAAGTCGAGCCCCTCGTGCAGATCTTCAGCCGCGGCAACACCGGCGGTATGTACGGCGGACGCGAGGGACGGGAGTACATCACGCGCACGCAGCCGGACAATCGCGGATTGCCCATCGGTAAGGTGGTCGGCCATGAGGGCGCGGAACTGATCGTCGAGACTACGCACGCGATCGCGGTCGGTGATGGTCTCGGCTTCGAATCGCCGGAGCTGACATCGTCGGCCACGATGGGCGGCTCGGTGCAGAATGTTCGGCACGTGTGGACGCGCAATGGTACCCATCGACAGGTCGTGAGCGTACGGTTGAGCGCCGCACGATCGCGGGTGCCCGACGGATGGCGCGTCGTGCGCACGAGCGATGCCACCCTGCTTCGGCAGGCACAGGAATCGTTCGCCAGCGTAGCGGTGCCCGAGCGTGTCGGTGCCCTGCGTATTGATGTGCGTGTGTTCGGGCACAGCGGCGGCCCGCTCAAGACGATCTGGAATTCCGGCGAGATGGAAGTCACGGTGCGTGGCGAAGTCCCGCTGAGCGTCGCCAGCAAACGTGCGCTCGATGTGCCGCAGCTTCGTGAACAGCTCGGACGACTGGGAGGCACGGCCTTCAAGCTGGGAACGGTTGACGTGGCCGGTTTGGCCGACGGACTGTTCCTGCCGGTAAGCGAACTGAATCGCATCCGTCAGGACGCGGTCGCGCAGCTCGAAGAGCAACTCGGCTGGGCGCGTCAGAGTGATGTGGCGGTGCGTGAAGCGCGCATCGCCGAGGTGGTCGACACGGTTGCGTCGTCGATCCCGTCGGCGGTCACCGACGCGTCCTTTGCGCTGCGTGCCATCGTGTGCGATCTCGACACCGCGCGCGAGGCCGCCGCGGGTGGCGCAACGGAGATCGTGCTGGATCCGTTCTTACGCCATCCCACGCCACCTCTCGCCCGCGTGCACGCGCTACGCGAGGAACTCGCCGCGGCTGGCGTTACGCTGCGTCTCCGCACGCCAACGATCGTGCGCCCCGAGGAACGCAAGCGACTTGAGAAGTGGCTGGCACTCGACCTGCCGCTGCTGACCGGCCATCTGGGCCTGCTCGCCGAGTTTGGTGGGGCAGGGCGAGATGTCATCGCCGATTACGCGACGAACGTGTTCAACCAGCACACGGCACAGCTGCTGTTCGAGCTCGGGGCGTCGCGACTGGTTGCGTCGATCGAGCTGACGACCGAGGAACTCGGGCAGCTCACCGACCCGTGGCGCGGCCGCAATTTCGACGTGCTCGTCTACGGGCGTACTGAGGGCATGACCATCGAGCATTGCGTCCTGTCGGCGGCGTTCGATCGCGAGCCGACCACGTGCCGCGATCTCTGCGTGCAAAAGCACACCAACGTGTCGTTGACCGATCCAGCCGGTTACACCTTCGCGGTGGCCACCGACTCGGCGTGCCGCAACCGACTGCTGCATTCGCGCCCCATCGATGGATCTGAGTATCTGCCGGACCTCTGGGCACAGGGCGTGCGCGGCTATCAGATGGTCTTCAACGTTCCTGGTGATCCCGTGCAACAGATTGTTCGTGCCTATCGCGACATGCTCGATGCGCTTGCCGGCAACGTCTTGCCGGAGATGACCGCGACCCGCCGCCTGCTCGACGGCGCGTTTACACGCGGGCATTTTGCGAGGGCCGTCTGA
- a CDS encoding RecQ family ATP-dependent DNA helicase has product MPIARTTSAGYGTLELARVTLRETFGYPDFRPPQIRAVQSVVSGRDALLVLPTGGGKSLCYQVPALVRNGLTVVISPLISLMKDQVDALQRKGVSAAFINSTLSVSEVADRMARARDGSLKLLYLAPERLEAGRVLQQLVEVGVQLLAVDEAHCISEWGHDFRPSYRRIGLIRERLGTPQTVALTATATPDVRRDIVRQLALRDVEVVVAGFDRTNLTYYVTPVRTQPDKDRAAIRLLRTFDAPAIVYAPTRKAVERVTSVLVRGRIRAVAYHAGLDDALRQRAQDAFMQERARVIVATSAFGMGIDKPDVRLVVHHSMPGSLEAYYQEAGRAGRDGEPSTCVLLHAYPDRFTHEFFIGSAHPERSVIERTWRMLRSLVDRHGLVAFTVDELAKRAPASLGERKVGAALRVLIKAGACKAEAAPMGRVSVRLLASPERIIGELTGDRAFDREVLRALWRAVGSKLELGATIDLDRLSRGLGGSMALVPVLERLAAQQFVTWTRTGAAVRLDPRAKRADWLPVEWTAIDRRRRSDLNRLDAMQRYAQTRYCRRAFVLRYFGDPEVRSQCAACDRCLGTTEVLPPASTKQSDRGRSRPL; this is encoded by the coding sequence ATGCCGATCGCACGCACCACATCAGCCGGTTACGGCACGCTGGAACTCGCCCGCGTCACGCTGCGTGAGACGTTTGGCTATCCGGATTTCCGGCCGCCGCAGATCCGTGCGGTGCAGTCGGTGGTCTCCGGTCGCGATGCGCTGCTCGTACTCCCGACCGGCGGTGGCAAGTCACTCTGCTATCAGGTGCCCGCGCTCGTCCGAAACGGACTGACGGTGGTGATCTCGCCGCTGATCTCGCTGATGAAGGATCAGGTCGATGCGCTCCAGCGCAAAGGCGTGTCGGCGGCGTTCATCAATAGCACGCTGAGCGTGAGCGAGGTCGCGGACCGTATGGCGCGGGCGCGCGACGGCTCGCTCAAATTGCTCTATCTCGCGCCCGAGCGACTGGAGGCCGGCCGCGTGCTGCAGCAACTCGTGGAGGTCGGCGTGCAACTGCTGGCCGTCGACGAAGCGCACTGCATCAGCGAATGGGGACACGACTTCCGGCCGAGCTATCGGCGAATCGGCCTGATTCGCGAGCGACTGGGTACACCGCAAACCGTTGCCCTCACAGCAACCGCCACACCCGATGTCCGGAGGGACATCGTGCGTCAACTCGCGCTCCGTGACGTCGAGGTGGTCGTGGCCGGTTTCGATCGTACTAATCTCACGTATTACGTGACACCGGTGCGCACGCAGCCCGATAAGGACCGAGCAGCGATCCGTCTGCTTCGCACCTTCGACGCGCCCGCGATCGTGTACGCACCCACGCGCAAGGCGGTGGAACGCGTGACGTCGGTCTTGGTGCGCGGTCGAATCCGCGCCGTCGCCTATCACGCCGGATTGGATGACGCGCTGCGCCAGCGCGCGCAGGATGCCTTCATGCAGGAGCGCGCCCGCGTGATCGTGGCCACCAGTGCGTTCGGTATGGGCATCGACAAGCCGGATGTCCGCCTGGTCGTTCATCACTCCATGCCCGGCTCTCTCGAGGCGTATTATCAGGAAGCGGGACGTGCCGGTCGCGACGGCGAGCCGAGTACGTGCGTGTTGCTCCACGCATATCCCGATCGCTTCACGCACGAATTCTTCATCGGCAGTGCACACCCGGAGCGATCCGTCATTGAGCGCACATGGCGGATGCTGCGATCGCTCGTCGACCGGCACGGACTTGTCGCATTCACCGTTGACGAGCTGGCGAAGCGGGCGCCGGCGTCACTAGGCGAGCGCAAAGTCGGGGCGGCCCTTCGCGTACTGATCAAAGCCGGCGCCTGCAAAGCCGAGGCGGCACCTATGGGTCGCGTCTCCGTCCGGCTCCTCGCATCTCCGGAACGGATCATCGGCGAGCTCACGGGCGACCGCGCGTTCGATCGGGAAGTGCTCCGGGCGCTGTGGCGTGCGGTCGGCAGCAAACTGGAGCTCGGTGCGACCATTGACCTCGACCGGCTATCTCGAGGGCTCGGTGGATCGATGGCGCTCGTCCCTGTTTTGGAGCGGCTGGCAGCGCAGCAGTTCGTCACGTGGACGCGAACGGGGGCAGCTGTGCGCCTCGATCCGCGCGCGAAGCGCGCGGACTGGCTGCCGGTCGAGTGGACGGCGATCGATCGGCGGCGCAGATCCGATCTGAACCGTCTCGATGCAATGCAGCGATATGCGCAGACGCGCTATTGCCGAAGAGCGTTCGTCCTGCGCTATTTCGGAGACCCCGAAGTGCGCTCCCAGTGCGCTGCCTGCGATCGTTGCTTGGGCACCACTGAAGTCCTTCCACCGGCCAGCACGAAGCAGTCCGATCGTGGCCGGTCCCGCCCGCTCTGA
- a CDS encoding acyl-CoA dehydrogenase family protein, which produces MDDSLYFNEQHLAVRDMVRSFAREQVAPVASQHDEDSTFPWVNVKAMGDLGLLGIPWSEDVGGAGFDTISFMIAIEELAKVCASHSITISAHTTLGTSPIVNFGTPAQIAQYVPLLASGKVLGGFGLTEESAGSDAGGTRTTAEKKDGYYLLNGSKRFITHAGVGEVFVVTAVTDPSKGTKGISSFILNKESCDLEQCRVLGVGHDDSLKPMKGFTSGKKENKLGWRASDTRELLFDNVEVPAENLLGTEGLGFINFMKTLDAGRIGIASLSIGIAQGALEESLKYASVRKQFGAAIATFQGIQFQLSDMATEIEAGRHLVYHAAWLAQQGKPFGKEAAMAKLFCSELAMRATIKAIQIHGGYGYTKDYPVERYMRDAKICEIGEGTSEIQRMVIARHLLKGLMD; this is translated from the coding sequence ATGGACGATAGTCTTTATTTCAACGAGCAGCATCTCGCCGTGCGCGACATGGTCCGCAGTTTTGCGCGAGAGCAGGTTGCCCCCGTCGCCTCGCAACACGATGAGGACTCGACGTTCCCCTGGGTGAATGTGAAGGCCATGGGTGATCTCGGACTCCTCGGTATTCCGTGGTCCGAGGATGTCGGTGGTGCCGGATTCGATACGATCAGCTTCATGATCGCGATCGAGGAGCTCGCGAAAGTGTGCGCCTCGCATTCCATCACGATCAGCGCGCACACGACGCTGGGCACCTCGCCCATCGTGAATTTTGGTACGCCGGCGCAGATCGCGCAGTACGTGCCGCTGCTGGCCAGCGGCAAGGTCCTTGGCGGCTTCGGTCTCACCGAAGAGAGCGCCGGAAGCGATGCCGGCGGCACGCGTACGACGGCGGAGAAGAAGGACGGCTACTACCTGCTGAACGGCTCCAAGCGGTTCATCACGCATGCCGGTGTCGGTGAGGTGTTCGTCGTCACCGCGGTGACCGACCCGTCCAAGGGCACGAAGGGCATCTCGTCCTTCATCCTGAACAAGGAGAGCTGCGATCTCGAGCAGTGCCGTGTGCTAGGCGTCGGTCACGACGACTCGTTGAAGCCGATGAAGGGCTTCACGTCGGGCAAGAAGGAAAACAAGCTCGGATGGCGCGCGTCCGACACGCGGGAACTGTTGTTCGACAACGTCGAAGTGCCGGCGGAGAATCTGTTGGGCACCGAGGGCCTCGGCTTCATCAACTTCATGAAGACGCTCGATGCCGGACGTATCGGGATCGCTTCGCTCTCGATCGGCATTGCGCAGGGAGCACTCGAGGAGTCGCTCAAGTACGCGTCGGTCCGCAAGCAGTTCGGGGCGGCCATTGCCACGTTTCAGGGCATCCAGTTCCAGCTGTCCGACATGGCGACGGAGATCGAAGCCGGCCGCCATCTGGTTTATCACGCGGCGTGGCTGGCCCAGCAGGGCAAGCCGTTTGGCAAGGAAGCCGCGATGGCCAAGCTGTTCTGCTCGGAACTGGCGATGCGAGCCACGATCAAGGCTATCCAGATCCACGGCGGGTACGGCTACACGAAGGACTATCCCGTTGAGCGCTACATGCGCGATGCGAAGATCTGCGAAATCGGCGAAGGGACGAGCGAGATCCAGCGTATGGTGATCGCGAGGCACCTGCTGAAGGGACTGATGGACTGA
- a CDS encoding Rne/Rng family ribonuclease has product MKREILVNATPRETRVAILEDGQLVELLVDRPDARRMVGDVYLGKVEAVLPGIQAAFVNIGTEKSAFLHAADVVVEDAPVADDEDDDEDEAGEDAGGGSAGGGRRGRREVRPIQDLLKRGQDILVQITKEPISTKGPRVTAQVSLAGRFLVYMPFASKVGVSRKIDERSERQRLRAMVSEMLPDDVGGVIIRTVSEDATKEVFERELNTLINNWKRIKRKTQFTRAPALVHRETNVTRGLVRDLFSAKVEGVTVDSRQVFNEITEYLTGIAPELVERVKLYEDTVPLFDKADIETEIRDIFKRRCDLPSGGYLIIEPTEALVSIDVNSGRYTGKRDPEKTVFKTNTEAAREIARQLRLRDVGGIIVCDFIDMETQGNRDKVIHELRTHLGRDRARTKAHAVSDLGLVEMTRQRVRQSHWQSMTESCPTCSGTGRVFTPETIVRRTERAVRRMSAEGRREPVILRLHPEVALHVLEQEHDFVKRLEKLAGFPIELRDDPLLRPDEMKLVMRGAQRDVTQQYALA; this is encoded by the coding sequence ATGAAGCGAGAAATCCTGGTGAACGCGACGCCGCGCGAGACGCGCGTCGCTATTCTCGAGGACGGCCAGTTGGTGGAGTTGCTGGTGGATCGACCCGATGCGCGTCGCATGGTTGGCGATGTGTATCTCGGGAAGGTCGAAGCCGTGCTCCCCGGTATTCAGGCCGCCTTCGTGAACATCGGCACCGAAAAGTCCGCATTCCTGCACGCCGCCGACGTGGTGGTGGAGGATGCGCCGGTGGCCGACGACGAAGATGATGACGAGGACGAGGCCGGCGAGGATGCCGGTGGCGGGAGCGCCGGCGGTGGTCGCCGCGGTCGCCGCGAAGTCCGCCCCATTCAGGACCTCCTGAAGCGCGGCCAAGACATCCTCGTGCAAATCACAAAGGAACCGATTTCGACCAAGGGCCCGCGTGTGACCGCACAGGTCTCTCTCGCCGGTCGGTTCCTGGTGTACATGCCGTTCGCGTCCAAGGTCGGCGTCAGCCGAAAGATCGACGAGCGTTCCGAGCGACAGCGCCTGCGGGCGATGGTCTCCGAGATGCTGCCCGATGATGTGGGCGGGGTCATCATCCGCACCGTCTCGGAAGACGCGACCAAGGAAGTGTTCGAGCGTGAGCTCAACACCCTCATCAACAACTGGAAGCGGATCAAGCGGAAAACGCAGTTCACTCGGGCGCCCGCGCTGGTACACCGCGAGACGAACGTGACCCGCGGTCTCGTGCGCGATCTGTTCAGTGCGAAGGTCGAGGGCGTGACCGTCGACTCCCGTCAGGTCTTCAACGAGATCACGGAGTATCTCACGGGAATCGCCCCCGAGCTCGTCGAGCGCGTCAAGCTGTACGAGGATACGGTGCCGTTGTTCGACAAGGCGGATATCGAAACGGAAATCCGCGATATCTTCAAGCGGCGCTGTGACCTGCCGAGTGGCGGCTACCTGATCATCGAGCCGACCGAGGCGCTCGTCTCGATCGACGTGAATTCCGGTCGCTACACGGGCAAGCGTGACCCCGAGAAGACGGTGTTCAAGACGAACACCGAGGCGGCACGTGAAATTGCCCGTCAGCTCCGGTTGCGCGACGTTGGCGGCATCATCGTCTGTGATTTCATCGATATGGAAACGCAGGGGAATCGCGACAAGGTGATTCACGAGCTGCGTACGCACCTCGGTCGAGATCGCGCCCGTACCAAGGCGCATGCGGTCTCCGACCTGGGCCTGGTGGAGATGACGCGCCAGCGCGTGCGGCAGAGCCACTGGCAAAGCATGACCGAGTCGTGCCCTACCTGCAGCGGAACCGGTCGTGTGTTCACGCCCGAAACGATCGTCCGGCGGACGGAGCGGGCCGTGCGCCGTATGTCGGCGGAGGGACGCCGCGAGCCGGTGATCCTCCGGCTCCATCCGGAGGTCGCCCTTCACGTGCTCGAGCAGGAACACGACTTCGTGAAGCGCTTGGAGAAGCTGGCCGGATTCCCGATCGAGCTGCGGGACGATCCTTTGCTCCGACCGGATGAAATGAAGCTCGTTATGCGGGGCGCCCAGCGGGACGTCACGCAGCAGTACGCCCTGGCCTGA
- the rplU gene encoding 50S ribosomal protein L21, with protein sequence MSYAIIRTGGKQFRAEPGKSLRIPSLLGDAGTAVEFNDVLIGNDGTGVRMGVPTLSGAKVTGEIVKHGLEDKIIVFKFKRRKNYARKQGHRQKFTEVRINEITLG encoded by the coding sequence ATGAGCTACGCGATCATTCGCACCGGCGGCAAGCAGTTCCGTGCCGAGCCGGGCAAGTCCCTCAGGATTCCCTCGTTGCTGGGCGATGCCGGCACGGCCGTCGAGTTCAACGACGTCCTTATCGGCAACGACGGCACCGGTGTCCGCATGGGCGTGCCCACGCTCAGCGGTGCCAAGGTCACCGGCGAGATCGTGAAGCACGGCCTCGAAGACAAGATCATCGTCTTCAAGTTCAAGCGCCGTAAGAACTATGCCCGCAAGCAGGGTCATCGGCAGAAGTTCACGGAAGTCCGCATTAACGAAATCACCCTCGGCTGA
- the rpmA gene encoding 50S ribosomal protein L27, with amino-acid sequence MAHKKGVGSSRNGRDSNPKFRGIKKYGGEFVTAGNIIARQCGTKWHPGSNVGMGTDYTIYSLVDGVVQFQHHNKKKYKISVLPVEFVEMIVEEVVEA; translated from the coding sequence ATGGCACATAAGAAAGGCGTCGGCTCATCACGCAACGGTCGCGATTCGAATCCGAAGTTTCGCGGCATTAAGAAGTACGGTGGTGAGTTCGTAACGGCTGGCAACATCATCGCGCGTCAGTGCGGTACGAAGTGGCATCCCGGCAGCAATGTCGGCATGGGCACGGACTACACGATCTACTCGCTCGTCGATGGCGTCGTGCAGTTCCAGCACCACAACAAGAAGAAGTACAAGATCAGCGTGCTTCCCGTCGAGTTCGTCGAGATGATCGTCGAGGAAGTGGTCGAGGCCTGA
- a CDS encoding glycerophosphodiester phosphodiesterase, with the protein MHIPDIIAHRGSSRECLENTLAAFTRALEQQADGIELDVHGTADGHVVVHHDPVLTLERGGDAGGAAAIRELTLPELRRAQLRGGHPVPLLDDVLALVGTKATVYIEVKAPRIEAAVAALLDRHPTVRTAVHSFDHRIPAAVRMIRPTTEIGFLSDSYLIDPAGMLRPTAPGALWQYTHLIDEALVISAHERGTKVIAWTENDPVRAHLLASWGVDGLCTDVPATIRAAFYP; encoded by the coding sequence ATGCATATACCAGACATCATCGCCCATCGCGGCTCGTCACGCGAGTGCCTCGAGAACACTCTCGCCGCCTTCACCCGTGCCCTCGAACAGCAGGCGGACGGCATCGAGCTCGACGTACACGGCACGGCCGACGGCCACGTGGTCGTGCACCACGACCCGGTGCTCACCCTCGAGCGGGGTGGCGACGCCGGGGGCGCCGCCGCGATCCGAGAGCTGACCCTGCCTGAGCTCCGCCGCGCACAGCTTCGCGGCGGGCATCCGGTACCGCTGCTCGACGACGTGCTCGCGCTGGTCGGGACGAAGGCCACGGTCTACATCGAGGTGAAGGCCCCGCGCATCGAGGCGGCGGTCGCCGCCCTGCTCGACCGCCACCCCACCGTGCGAACGGCGGTGCATTCGTTCGACCACCGCATTCCCGCGGCGGTCCGGATGATTCGTCCGACGACCGAAATCGGGTTCTTGTCCGACTCGTATCTCATTGACCCGGCCGGCATGCTTCGCCCCACCGCGCCGGGCGCACTCTGGCAATACACCCATCTCATCGACGAAGCGCTCGTGATCTCGGCTCACGAACGCGGGACCAAGGTCATCGCGTGGACCGAGAACGATCCGGTGCGCGCGCATCTGCTCGCGTCATGGGGCGTGGATGGCCTTTGCACCGATGTGCCAGCGACCATCCGGGCGGCGTTCTATCCCTGA
- a CDS encoding RNA polymerase sigma factor: MIQAEQTDDASVDSALIAQWIAGDERAATAIVERHAGALARFAVRLGVEEDVDELVQDTFIRAFSALGSFRSDSSLRTWLFTIERRLVIDRRRSTARRGREVEVDDGHAATEYDALDALVADEAAQRMASAIGRLTRMQREVFTLRVQEGRSYKEIAEILDSSEGAARVHYHNAMRAVKEFLDD, translated from the coding sequence ATGATCCAAGCCGAACAGACCGATGACGCGTCCGTCGATAGCGCCCTCATTGCGCAGTGGATAGCGGGTGACGAGCGGGCCGCCACGGCGATAGTCGAACGGCACGCGGGCGCTCTGGCGCGCTTCGCGGTCCGTTTGGGGGTCGAGGAGGATGTCGACGAGTTGGTGCAGGACACGTTCATCAGGGCATTTTCGGCGCTCGGCTCGTTTCGGTCGGATAGTTCGCTTCGCACGTGGCTGTTCACCATCGAACGTCGTCTCGTCATCGATCGGCGACGATCGACGGCCAGACGGGGACGCGAGGTCGAGGTAGACGACGGTCATGCGGCCACCGAGTACGACGCGCTCGACGCCTTGGTGGCTGACGAAGCGGCGCAGCGGATGGCGTCGGCGATCGGTCGATTGACACGCATGCAGCGTGAGGTGTTCACGCTGCGTGTGCAGGAAGGGCGGAGTTACAAGGAAATCGCGGAGATCCTCGACAGTTCCGAGGGCGCCGCCCGGGTGCACTACCACAACGCGATGCGAGCCGTGAAGGAGTTTCTCGATGACTGA
- a CDS encoding zf-HC2 domain-containing protein, whose translation MTECRTPEMQDLLPDYVSASLDATAAALVEQHLSICDPCRDDIALLRLARAVRPTAVTVDVAKIVANLPRPTPTLRLVRSSSDASTESTSSRATAAAIVSRPRRRWSSSVWQVAAAVGVMVVGGTSLIVSRSSPTSLTGARSSDAQLAEAAESALARTPASATLPAATVAVLDSPSNIGTAGRDTKVSVSYGDLGDYSEAELQRMLDRLEKWDGTSSAEPLPTLPVVSTSGGSAP comes from the coding sequence ATGACTGAGTGCCGGACACCGGAGATGCAGGACCTGTTACCCGACTATGTGTCGGCGTCGCTCGATGCGACCGCCGCGGCATTGGTGGAGCAGCACCTGTCGATCTGCGACCCGTGTCGCGACGACATCGCCCTGTTGCGCCTGGCGCGCGCGGTTCGCCCAACGGCCGTGACGGTCGACGTTGCGAAAATCGTGGCGAATCTGCCGCGGCCTACGCCGACGTTGAGACTCGTCCGCTCGTCCAGCGATGCGTCGACGGAGTCCACCTCGTCGCGAGCAACAGCGGCCGCCATCGTGTCGCGTCCGCGACGTCGCTGGTCGTCCTCGGTGTGGCAGGTTGCGGCGGCGGTCGGGGTGATGGTCGTCGGTGGCACCTCGCTGATCGTCTCGCGGAGCAGCCCGACCAGTCTCACCGGCGCCCGCTCGAGCGACGCCCAGTTGGCGGAAGCTGCCGAGAGTGCCTTGGCGCGGACGCCGGCGTCGGCGACGCTGCCCGCGGCGACGGTGGCGGTACTGGATTCGCCCTCGAACATCGGCACCGCTGGTCGCGACACAAAGGTCTCGGTCTCGTATGGCGATCTCGGTGATTACTCCGAGGCTGAGCTGCAACGCATGCTCGATCGCCTCGAGAAATGGGATGGTACCAGCTCGGCCGAGCCGTTGCCGACGTTGCCTGTTGTTTCGACTTCTGGAGGTTCCGCACCATGA
- a CDS encoding Spy/CpxP family protein refolding chaperone encodes MISPRCRWLVAVALVAMSGSPDVAFAQGMPPRANDRAGASRMNDQQREVLEKRFKERIDAIVKARLRLTDDQQVKLREVASRAEESRRVLRREEFVLRTSLREEMKAGDKANESRVGELLDQMPRLERRKLDLMESEQRDLAKFLSPTQRARYFGLQDELRRGMQDLQRRRMGMDDSTSGPPDSRGYRRRGTPPPI; translated from the coding sequence ATGATTTCGCCGCGATGCCGTTGGCTGGTCGCCGTCGCACTTGTCGCGATGAGCGGTTCGCCCGACGTGGCGTTCGCGCAGGGCATGCCGCCTCGCGCGAACGATCGCGCGGGCGCGTCTCGCATGAATGATCAGCAGCGCGAGGTCCTTGAGAAGCGCTTCAAGGAACGCATTGATGCGATCGTCAAGGCGCGTCTGCGTCTCACCGACGATCAGCAGGTCAAGCTGCGCGAGGTGGCCTCACGCGCGGAGGAATCGCGGCGCGTGTTGCGTCGTGAGGAGTTCGTCCTGCGGACCTCACTGCGCGAGGAGATGAAAGCCGGCGACAAGGCGAACGAGTCCAGGGTCGGAGAACTGCTCGACCAGATGCCTCGCTTGGAGCGTCGAAAGCTGGATTTAATGGAGTCCGAGCAACGCGATCTGGCGAAGTTCCTGTCGCCGACGCAGCGGGCGCGCTACTTCGGGCTGCAGGATGAGCTGCGCCGGGGCATGCAGGACCTGCAGCGTCGACGCATGGGTATGGACGATTCGACGTCCGGCCCGCCTGACAGTCGCGGCTACCGGCGACGCGGGACTCCACCGCCGATATAA